In Citrus sinensis cultivar Valencia sweet orange chromosome 2, DVS_A1.0, whole genome shotgun sequence, a single genomic region encodes these proteins:
- the LOC102629340 gene encoding E3 ubiquitin-protein ligase RMA1H1, with translation MAFEQYFAREWKSIASAATGSENYNGCFDCNICLDFAYDPVVTLCGHLYCWPCIYKWLHVQSASLASDEHPQCPVCKADISHTTMVPLYGRGQTPTESEPEGKVSHRGTVIPPRPPAFGNQALLYPTSNTGQQLPYRNPYQSQNYDPHGQHSYGGFEGNSPSPLLNLGGTALSGFQHPVVGMFGEMVYASVFGNSESLYTYPNSYHSNPRLRRHEMQAVKSLNRISIFLFCCFLLCLIVF, from the coding sequence ATGGCCTTTGAGCAATACTTTGCCCGCGAATGGAAGTCCATTGCTAGTGCAGCCACAGGCTCAGAAAATTACAATGGTTGCTTCGATTGTAACATCTGCTTGGACTTTGCCTACGACCCGGTGGTCACCTTGTGTGGCCATCTCTACTGCTGGCCCTGCATCTACAAGTGGCTCCATGTTCAAAGTGCCTCTCTTGCCTCTGATGAGCATCCACAATGTCCGGTATGCAAGGCTGATATTTCACATACAACAATGGTACCCCTCTATGGTCGGGGTCAAACTCCAACTGAATCTGAGCCAGAAGGCAAGGTTTCTCACCGAGGTACGGTCATACCTCCAAGGCCTCCAGCCTTTGGCAACCAAGCTCTTCTATATCCTACATCCAATACCGGCCAACAGCTTCCTTATCGTAATCCTTATCAGAGTCAAAACTATGATCCTCATGGACAACATTCATATGGCGGTTTTGAAGGGAATTCTCCATCTCCACTGCTCAATCTTGGAGGCACTGCATTGTCTGGATTTCAGCATCCGGTAGTTGGTATGTTCGGAGAGATGGTCTATGCGAGTGTGTTTGGAAATTCGGAAAGCTTGTACACATACCCCAACTCATATCATAGTAACCCCAGGTTAAGAAGGCATGAAATGCAAGCAGTCAAATCACTGAACAGAATttcaattttccttttctgtTGCTTTCTTCTGTGCcttattgtattttaa